From Chryseobacterium joostei, the proteins below share one genomic window:
- a CDS encoding FKBP-type peptidyl-prolyl cis-trans isomerase: MKKLLFISAISLLSCNRNAQTAHPPVGGVLSQKDLDVSKNRMKNLNVIERGQIQDWINGQSVKYYPTQLNYWVTVDGYDRRKRRIDNTLISYSYELYDFDQTKIYDQPFERRDAKFGHFDELKAVENALRFIHDGEEVTLLVPSSLAYGTFGDEKKIDNDIPLIIKLKAL, encoded by the coding sequence ATGAAAAAATTACTCTTCATATCAGCCATAAGCCTGTTGAGTTGCAATAGAAATGCACAGACGGCTCATCCTCCTGTAGGAGGTGTTTTAAGCCAAAAAGATCTGGATGTTTCTAAGAACAGGATGAAAAATCTGAATGTTATAGAAAGAGGTCAAATCCAGGACTGGATTAACGGACAATCGGTCAAGTATTATCCTACGCAGCTTAACTATTGGGTTACGGTGGATGGCTATGATCGCAGGAAAAGGAGAATAGATAATACTCTTATCTCTTACTCATATGAATTGTACGATTTTGATCAGACAAAGATCTATGATCAGCCTTTTGAAAGAAGAGATGCCAAATTCGGGCATTTTGATGAACTGAAAGCGGTGGAAAATGCTTTGCGTTTTATACATGATGGAGAGGAAGTAACGCTTTTGGTGCCGTCTTCTTTAGCTTATGGAACTTTTGGAGACGAAAAGAAAATAGACAACGATATCCCATTAATCATAAAATTAAAAGCTTTATAA
- the mnmD gene encoding tRNA (5-methylaminomethyl-2-thiouridine)(34)-methyltransferase MnmD, with amino-acid sequence MKREIKTTNDGSKTLFINDLNENYHSHHGALQEAEHVFIKNGLNLINDCEINILELGFGTGLNVLVTINEYLKTDKNHVINYFSLEKYPINESEVKDLAYFELFDNPELKNIYQKIHLADWEKPVEIISGFNLKKIECDFFDLKNIDLPKINLVYFDCFGARVQPDLWEKPLFEMVSDKMAINGLLTTYSSKGSVRRILQELNFNVEKKQGPPGKREMINAVKL; translated from the coding sequence TTGAAAAGAGAGATAAAGACCACAAACGACGGAAGTAAAACATTGTTTATCAATGATTTAAATGAAAACTACCATTCTCACCACGGAGCTCTTCAGGAAGCAGAACACGTGTTTATCAAAAATGGATTAAATCTAATAAATGATTGCGAAATTAATATTTTAGAACTGGGTTTTGGAACAGGTTTGAATGTTTTAGTGACAATTAATGAATATTTAAAAACTGACAAAAATCATGTCATCAATTATTTTTCTCTTGAAAAATACCCCATAAATGAATCGGAAGTTAAGGATTTAGCCTATTTTGAACTTTTTGATAACCCAGAGTTAAAAAATATTTATCAGAAAATTCATCTAGCAGATTGGGAAAAGCCAGTTGAAATCATTAGTGGATTCAACTTAAAAAAGATAGAATGTGACTTTTTTGATCTAAAGAACATAGATCTGCCTAAAATTAATCTTGTCTACTTTGATTGTTTTGGGGCAAGAGTACAACCAGATCTTTGGGAAAAACCTTTATTTGAAATGGTTTCTGACAAAATGGCCATTAACGGATTATTAACAACCTACTCTTCCAAAGGGAGTGTAAGAAGAATCCTACAGGAGCTTAATTTTAATGTAGAAAAAAAACAAGGGCCTCCGGGGAAAAGAGAGATGATTAATGCTGTGAAGCTGTAA
- the rpe gene encoding ribulose-phosphate 3-epimerase has translation MKTKLIAPSLLSADFGNLQRDIEMLNNSQADWFHIDVMDGRFVPNISFGFPVMKTVQQHAKKFVDVHLMIVEPEKYVDEFINHGADLISVHYEACTHLHRTIHHIQSKGVKAGIVLNPSTPVLMLEDIIADVDLVLLMSVNPGFGGQKFIENTYKKIAETKDLIVSNNSTALIEVDGGVNLDNASKLFEAGADVLVAGNAVFSTESPERTIELLKI, from the coding sequence ATGAAAACGAAGCTTATTGCTCCATCCCTTTTATCTGCAGACTTTGGGAATCTGCAAAGAGACATTGAAATGCTCAACAACTCCCAGGCCGACTGGTTCCATATTGATGTAATGGACGGGAGATTTGTACCTAACATTTCATTTGGTTTTCCTGTAATGAAAACTGTTCAGCAACATGCTAAAAAATTCGTGGATGTTCACTTAATGATTGTGGAACCTGAAAAATATGTTGATGAATTTATCAACCATGGTGCAGATCTAATTTCTGTACATTATGAAGCATGTACACACCTTCACAGAACTATCCACCACATTCAGAGCAAAGGAGTAAAAGCCGGTATTGTTTTAAATCCATCTACTCCCGTTTTAATGCTGGAGGATATTATTGCTGATGTAGATTTGGTATTATTAATGAGTGTAAATCCAGGATTTGGAGGACAGAAATTCATTGAAAACACTTACAAAAAGATTGCTGAAACTAAGGATCTTATTGTAAGCAATAATTCTACAGCTCTTATTGAAGTAGACGGAGGAGTAAATCTTGACAATGCCTCAAAGCTTTTTGAAGCCGGAGCAGATGTTCTAGTTGCAGGAAACGCAGTATTCTCTACAGAAAGTCCGGAAAGAACCATTGAGCTTTTGAAAATCTAA
- a CDS encoding branched-chain amino acid aminotransferase, protein MIIQKTENSRISTFDPNNFSFGGTFIDHMIICEYENGKWGDVKLVPYGPIPFTPAMMGVNYGQACFEGMKAYKDKDGQVFLFRPEKNFERINKSAKRLAMPEVTEEMFLDGLKALVDIDRDWIPQGEGMSLYIRPLIFATEEALKARVSEKYMFAIVATPAKSYYSEPVSVKISDHYSRAANGGVGSAKAAGNYAASFYPTQLAIEEGYEQIIWTDDATHEYFEESGTMNVFVRINDTIYTPPTSEKILDGVTRDSFLQLAKKRGIEVKVEPIPVKTVIEAQKNGTLKEVWGVGTAVVTTVFQALGYQGEKLALPKLSDADSYAATLKKDLVDLQNNLSEDPFGWRVVVDHALETV, encoded by the coding sequence ATGATAATTCAAAAAACTGAAAACTCCAGAATTTCTACATTTGACCCAAACAATTTTTCTTTTGGTGGTACATTCATTGATCATATGATTATATGTGAGTACGAAAATGGAAAATGGGGTGATGTAAAATTAGTTCCTTACGGTCCCATTCCATTTACACCTGCTATGATGGGGGTAAACTATGGACAAGCTTGTTTTGAAGGGATGAAAGCCTATAAAGACAAAGATGGGCAGGTTTTCCTTTTCAGGCCTGAAAAGAATTTTGAACGTATCAACAAGTCAGCGAAGCGTCTTGCTATGCCTGAGGTGACTGAGGAAATGTTTTTAGACGGATTAAAAGCATTAGTAGATATTGATAGAGACTGGATTCCTCAAGGAGAAGGAATGTCATTATATATCAGACCTTTGATTTTTGCTACAGAAGAAGCTTTGAAAGCTAGAGTTTCTGAAAAATATATGTTTGCTATTGTTGCAACACCAGCTAAAAGCTATTATTCAGAACCAGTTTCTGTAAAAATTTCTGATCACTATTCAAGAGCAGCAAACGGTGGGGTAGGTTCTGCAAAAGCAGCAGGGAACTATGCCGCTTCTTTCTACCCAACTCAATTGGCTATTGAAGAAGGATATGAGCAAATTATCTGGACTGACGATGCTACTCACGAATATTTTGAAGAGAGTGGTACAATGAACGTATTTGTAAGAATTAACGATACAATTTATACACCTCCAACTTCTGAGAAAATTCTTGACGGTGTTACAAGAGACAGCTTCCTTCAATTGGCTAAGAAAAGAGGAATTGAAGTAAAAGTAGAACCAATTCCTGTGAAAACTGTAATTGAAGCTCAGAAGAATGGTACTTTGAAAGAAGTTTGGGGAGTAGGTACAGCAGTAGTTACAACAGTATTCCAGGCTTTAGGATACCAAGGTGAGAAACTGGCGCTTCCAAAATTATCTGATGCAGATAGCTATGCAGCTACCCTTAAGAAAGACTTGGTAGATCTACAAAACAATCTTTCTGAAGATCCATTCGGATGGAGAGTAGTGGTAGATCACGCTTTAGAAACAGTTTAA
- the chrP gene encoding chryseobasin maturation metalloprotease ChrP, translating into MKFEKKSLKFLEKYLNTSSPTGYEHRGQEVWMDYIRPYVDKIEVDHYGTCYGIINPEAEFKVVIEAHADEISWYVNYITDEGLIYVIRNGGSDQTIAPSKVVNIHGEKGIVKGVFGWPAIHTRSNQNEPTPKIENIFIDCGAISKKEVEEMGIFVGCMITYPDEFFEMNDRYFVCRALDNRIGGFMIAEVARLLKENKKSIPFGLYITNSVQEEVGLYGADMIADTIKPNIAIVTDVTHDTTTPMIEKEKEGNQKCGDGPVVFFAPSVHHTIRELIIDTAKTEKIPYQRAAASRATGTDTDAFAHSNGGVPSALISLPLRYMHTTVEMVSKEDVGNVIKLIYETVLKIKPEMKLKYH; encoded by the coding sequence ATGAAATTTGAAAAGAAATCTTTGAAATTTTTAGAGAAATATTTAAACACTTCATCACCAACTGGTTATGAACACAGGGGACAAGAGGTTTGGATGGACTATATCAGACCATATGTAGATAAAATTGAAGTGGATCATTACGGAACATGCTATGGTATCATAAATCCTGAAGCGGAATTTAAAGTAGTTATTGAGGCTCATGCTGATGAAATTTCATGGTATGTTAATTATATAACTGATGAAGGGTTAATCTACGTCATCAGAAATGGAGGTTCAGATCAGACTATTGCTCCATCCAAGGTAGTTAACATTCACGGAGAAAAAGGAATTGTAAAAGGGGTATTCGGATGGCCGGCCATTCATACCAGAAGCAATCAAAATGAACCTACTCCCAAAATTGAAAATATATTCATTGATTGCGGAGCTATTTCCAAAAAAGAAGTGGAAGAAATGGGAATCTTTGTAGGATGCATGATCACTTATCCTGATGAATTCTTCGAAATGAATGACAGGTATTTCGTGTGCAGAGCCTTGGACAACAGAATTGGAGGCTTTATGATTGCTGAAGTAGCACGACTTTTAAAGGAAAATAAAAAATCCATCCCGTTTGGTCTTTACATCACTAATTCCGTACAGGAGGAAGTTGGATTATACGGAGCAGACATGATTGCTGATACCATTAAACCTAATATTGCGATTGTAACAGACGTTACCCACGACACTACAACCCCAATGATTGAAAAGGAAAAAGAAGGAAATCAGAAATGTGGCGACGGGCCAGTTGTATTCTTCGCTCCAAGTGTTCACCATACCATCAGAGAGTTGATTATTGACACTGCAAAAACTGAAAAAATCCCTTATCAAAGAGCAGCGGCAAGCAGAGCAACAGGAACAGACACTGATGCTTTTGCCCACTCCAACGGCGGAGTACCAAGTGCATTAATTTCCTTACCTTTGCGCTATATGCATACAACAGTGGAAATGGTGTCTAAGGAAGATGTAGGAAACGTCATCAAGCTTATCTACGAAACCGTTCTGAAGATTAAGCCCGAAATGAAACTGAAGTATCATTAA
- a CDS encoding NUDIX domain-containing protein — protein MIDKINIRVYGCAVKDKKVLTLFEEYAGEPLVKFPGGGLEYGEGTLDCLHREFDEELNVKIDIAEHFYTQEDFLVSRFRENEQLLTIYYIVNIVDENEFLIMDPCIERTEWMDIDRPDNPFPLPIDKIVFDKLKEKFL, from the coding sequence ATGATAGACAAGATCAACATTAGAGTGTATGGCTGTGCGGTAAAAGATAAAAAAGTTTTAACCTTGTTTGAGGAATATGCCGGTGAACCTTTAGTGAAATTTCCTGGTGGCGGATTGGAATACGGAGAAGGAACATTAGACTGCCTGCATCGTGAATTTGATGAAGAACTTAATGTAAAGATCGATATTGCAGAACATTTTTATACACAGGAGGATTTTCTGGTTTCCCGCTTCAGAGAAAATGAACAACTGCTTACCATATATTATATTGTAAACATTGTAGATGAAAATGAATTTCTTATTATGGATCCATGTATTGAAAGAACTGAATGGATGGATATTGACAGACCAGACAATCCTTTTCCTTTGCCTATAGACAAAATTGTATTTGATAAATTAAAAGAAAAATTCCTGTAA
- a CDS encoding peptidylprolyl isomerase gives MNVDKETYEGLNDGLYANLQTTKGNLIVKFEDKKAPVTVANFIGLAEGKIDNKAKAKGVPYYDGTIFHRVIKDFMIQGGDPQGTGMGDPGYKFEDERNDLKHTGKGILSMANSGPNTNGSQFFITEVATPWLDGRHTIFGKVVKGNDVIDAIANVEKGAQDKPKTDIVLEKVSVFGKGDEYKNYDAAKTFNEGKAKIAENNKAFIAKEEAEKKKKEEEFKANQEKLVENLKAGMQKTESGLYYKITKTADGKAPKSGDNVSVHYAGKLVDGTEFDSSFKRNEPIEIPIGMGRVIKGWDEGILLLKEGETATLLIPPAMGYGERGAGGVIPPNSWLVFDVELVKVK, from the coding sequence ATGAACGTAGACAAAGAAACTTACGAAGGTCTTAATGACGGACTTTATGCTAATCTTCAAACCACAAAAGGTAACTTAATTGTTAAGTTTGAGGACAAGAAAGCACCAGTAACTGTAGCCAACTTTATCGGTCTTGCAGAAGGGAAAATCGATAACAAAGCTAAGGCTAAGGGAGTTCCTTACTATGACGGAACTATTTTCCACAGAGTGATCAAAGATTTCATGATTCAAGGAGGTGACCCTCAGGGAACAGGAATGGGAGATCCGGGATATAAATTCGAGGATGAAAGAAATGACCTTAAACATACAGGAAAAGGTATTCTTTCTATGGCGAACTCCGGACCAAATACAAACGGTTCTCAGTTCTTCATCACTGAAGTAGCTACACCTTGGTTAGACGGAAGACACACAATCTTTGGAAAAGTGGTAAAAGGTAATGATGTAATTGATGCTATTGCTAATGTTGAAAAAGGAGCTCAGGATAAGCCTAAAACAGATATCGTTCTAGAGAAAGTTTCTGTTTTCGGAAAAGGTGATGAGTACAAAAACTACGATGCTGCTAAGACTTTCAACGAAGGAAAAGCTAAAATTGCAGAAAACAACAAAGCTTTCATCGCTAAAGAAGAGGCTGAAAAAAAGAAAAAAGAAGAAGAATTTAAGGCAAACCAGGAAAAACTAGTTGAAAACCTAAAAGCTGGAATGCAAAAAACTGAATCAGGTCTTTACTATAAAATCACTAAAACAGCTGATGGTAAAGCTCCAAAATCTGGTGATAACGTATCTGTACACTACGCTGGAAAGTTAGTAGACGGAACTGAGTTCGATTCTTCATTCAAGAGAAACGAGCCAATTGAAATTCCAATTGGAATGGGAAGAGTAATCAAAGGATGGGATGAAGGTATCCTATTGTTAAAAGAGGGTGAGACTGCTACTTTATTGATTCCACCAGCAATGGGTTACGGAGAAAGAGGTGCAGGAGGAGTTATTCCACCAAACTCTTGGTTAGTTTTCGATGTTGAGCTTGTAAAAGTAAAATAA
- a CDS encoding DUF4294 domain-containing protein produces MNFSKIICLFIFFLGVSVFGQKDSVVAKPLNQYPPESLKVDEFGNKYYYDQQQKVKIYEVNGEPVVVMDELVLVNKPRFNNQLDKNYYYFLNKKLYRVYPLFVTALQQYRDIQVDMNDMDSKAKRKFVRERQNILADQYEKQLRDLTTTEGQVFAKLMNRATGKNVYEIIKELRGGFSAFWWNLKGKMADIDLKERYNPHTNRTDEFVESLLQSNWNSGYLKPYPGASDFKVKK; encoded by the coding sequence ATGAATTTTAGTAAGATTATCTGCCTTTTTATTTTCTTTTTGGGAGTCAGTGTTTTTGGTCAAAAGGATTCTGTGGTAGCAAAACCCCTCAACCAATATCCACCCGAGTCTCTGAAGGTAGATGAATTTGGCAATAAGTATTATTACGACCAACAGCAGAAGGTGAAGATCTATGAAGTGAACGGAGAGCCTGTAGTAGTAATGGATGAGTTGGTTTTGGTTAATAAGCCTAGGTTTAATAATCAGTTGGATAAAAATTACTATTATTTCCTTAATAAGAAATTGTACAGAGTATATCCGTTATTTGTAACTGCTTTGCAGCAGTACAGAGATATTCAGGTAGATATGAATGATATGGATAGTAAGGCTAAAAGAAAATTTGTAAGAGAGAGACAGAATATTCTTGCAGATCAGTATGAAAAACAACTGAGAGATCTTACAACCACTGAAGGGCAGGTTTTTGCCAAGCTCATGAATAGAGCTACCGGTAAAAATGTATATGAAATCATTAAAGAACTTAGAGGAGGATTCAGTGCTTTTTGGTGGAATTTAAAGGGTAAGATGGCTGATATTGATCTTAAGGAGCGATATAATCCCCATACCAACAGAACCGATGAATTTGTGGAATCATTACTTCAGTCCAATTGGAATTCAGGATATCTGAAGCCTTATCCTGGGGCAAGTGACTTTAAGGTAAAGAAATAA